The following proteins are encoded in a genomic region of Oceanibaculum nanhaiense:
- a CDS encoding RibD family protein — MADDDPCAGLETGPWVLAHLGQSLDGRIATASGKSHYVTGQENIVHLHRLRALADCVLVGAGTVAADDPALTVRHVPGRNPVRAVIDPMGRLPADRKIFTDGAARTLVLTGIAEGPGERLLVTSGPDGMAPADILATLRGLGLNRIFIEGGGRTVSTFLQAGLLDRLQIAVAPMLIGSGIPAITLPVIDSLDSALRPPGRILPMGTDVLFDFYLGMRA; from the coding sequence ATGGCGGATGACGATCCCTGCGCCGGGCTGGAGACGGGGCCCTGGGTGCTCGCCCATCTCGGCCAGAGCCTGGACGGGCGCATCGCGACGGCCAGCGGCAAGTCGCATTATGTGACGGGGCAGGAGAATATCGTCCATCTGCACCGGCTGCGCGCGCTGGCCGATTGCGTGCTGGTCGGCGCCGGCACAGTGGCGGCGGACGATCCGGCGCTGACCGTACGCCATGTGCCGGGGCGCAACCCGGTGCGCGCGGTGATCGACCCGATGGGCCGCCTGCCAGCGGACCGCAAGATATTCACTGACGGAGCGGCGCGGACGCTGGTGCTGACGGGAATTGCCGAGGGGCCTGGCGAAAGGCTGCTTGTGACATCAGGGCCGGATGGTATGGCGCCTGCTGATATTCTGGCAACGCTGCGCGGACTCGGCCTTAACCGCATTTTCATTGAGGGCGGCGGGCGCACCGTCTCGACATTCCTGCAGGCCGGGCTGCTGGACCGGTTACAGATCGCGGTGGCGCCGATGCTGATCGGCTCCGGCATTCCCGCCATCACCCTGCCGGTGATCGACAGTCTGGACAGCGCGCTGCGGCCGCCCGGCCGCATCCTTCCGATGGGCACAGACGTGCTGTTCGACTTCTATCTCGGGATGCGGGCTTAG
- a CDS encoding class I SAM-dependent methyltransferase, which produces MSGFSPDWLTLRAPYDAAARDKALLERLRDWRVRMGEIGILDLGCGTGASLRALAPLLGGRQCWIMADHDPALLKAIPDHTARWAAAAGHVMAGNTVTGKGFSAKFAPQHADLSARMDALPLDGVRLLTASALIDLVSADWLARLVDFCRLHSLACYAALSYDGRLDWTPVDRLDTEMHTLFDRHQRGTKSFGPALGPDAAPAAAAAFRAAGFTVETGRSDWQLEAEDRDMQEALLAGYVQATLEIAPDRAGEIEHWRQRRRFAIGAGTSRHRVGHTDLLALPPT; this is translated from the coding sequence ATGAGCGGATTCTCCCCCGACTGGCTTACCCTGCGTGCGCCCTATGACGCCGCCGCACGCGACAAGGCGCTGCTGGAGCGGTTGCGCGACTGGCGGGTGCGGATGGGCGAGATCGGCATTCTCGATCTTGGCTGCGGCACCGGTGCCTCCTTAAGGGCGCTGGCGCCGCTGCTGGGCGGACGGCAGTGCTGGATAATGGCTGACCATGATCCGGCGCTGCTGAAGGCGATCCCGGACCACACCGCCCGCTGGGCGGCGGCGGCCGGCCATGTGATGGCCGGCAATACCGTGACCGGCAAGGGCTTTTCCGCCAAATTCGCGCCACAGCACGCCGATCTGTCCGCTCGGATGGATGCCCTGCCGCTGGATGGTGTGAGGCTGCTCACCGCCTCTGCGCTGATCGATCTGGTGTCCGCCGACTGGCTGGCGCGGCTGGTGGATTTCTGCCGGCTGCATAGCCTCGCCTGCTATGCCGCCCTCAGCTATGACGGACGCCTGGACTGGACCCCGGTGGACCGGCTGGATACGGAGATGCACACACTGTTCGACCGGCATCAGCGCGGCACCAAGAGCTTCGGCCCGGCGCTCGGTCCCGATGCCGCACCAGCAGCGGCAGCAGCCTTCAGGGCCGCCGGATTCACGGTCGAGACCGGCCGCAGCGACTGGCAGCTGGAAGCCGAAGACCGGGACATGCAGGAAGCGCTGCTGGCCGGCTATGTCCAGGCCACGCTGGAGATCGCGCCGGATCGCGCCGGAGAGATCGAGCATTGGCGGCAGCGCCGCCGCTTCGCCATCGGCGCCGGCACCAGCCGCCACCGCGTCGGGCATACCGACCTGCTGGCGCTGCCGCCCACCTAA
- a CDS encoding glycosyltransferase family 4 protein, protein MNILHFLLPGDPDSRTGGYLYDARITAGLEALGWTIHHHRLADNFPFPGAAELAHTAEILAGIPDDARVLIDGLALGLLPTVIAPHAARLRLVGLVHHPLAEETGLDEAARHWLFESEKAALAMVRHSIVTSPFTASALADYGVPAERVTVILPGTDPAPVAKGGGGPGLNILAVGTLTPRKGHDVLLTALGTLLHHDWTLTLAGGARDKATADLVEKLIQDKSLSDRITLLGEVDAEALAALYDRADLFALASHYEGYGMVFAEALARGLPVLSTTGGAIPTTVPGDAGLLVPPGDADAFAQALEKLMADTNLRQSLRQGALKARTTLPHWPDQARAFARILETL, encoded by the coding sequence GTGAACATTCTGCATTTCCTGCTGCCGGGCGATCCGGACAGCCGTACCGGCGGCTATCTCTACGATGCCCGCATCACCGCCGGGCTGGAGGCGCTTGGCTGGACAATCCATCACCACCGGCTGGCCGACAATTTCCCCTTCCCCGGTGCGGCCGAGCTGGCACATACGGCGGAAATTCTGGCTGGTATTCCCGATGACGCTCGGGTGCTGATCGACGGGCTGGCGCTTGGCTTGCTGCCCACCGTGATCGCGCCGCATGCCGCGCGGCTGCGCCTTGTTGGGTTGGTGCATCACCCGCTGGCGGAGGAAACCGGACTGGACGAGGCCGCCCGGCACTGGCTGTTCGAGAGCGAGAAAGCGGCGCTGGCGATGGTCCGCCATAGCATCGTCACCAGCCCCTTCACCGCCAGCGCCCTTGCCGATTATGGCGTGCCGGCAGAGCGTGTGACGGTGATCCTGCCCGGTACCGACCCCGCTCCCGTCGCGAAGGGCGGCGGCGGCCCTGGCCTGAATATCCTTGCCGTCGGCACGCTGACGCCGCGCAAGGGGCATGATGTGCTGCTGACCGCGCTGGGTACACTTCTCCATCATGACTGGACGCTGACGCTGGCCGGCGGCGCGCGCGACAAAGCGACAGCGGACCTCGTCGAAAAACTGATTCAGGACAAGAGCTTGTCCGACCGAATCACCCTTCTTGGAGAGGTCGATGCTGAGGCTCTGGCCGCCCTCTACGACCGGGCCGATCTGTTCGCGCTGGCCTCGCATTATGAGGGCTATGGCATGGTGTTCGCCGAGGCGTTGGCGCGTGGCCTGCCGGTCCTCAGCACAACCGGCGGCGCGATCCCGACGACTGTGCCGGGCGATGCCGGGCTGCTGGTACCGCCGGGCGATGCCGACGCCTTCGCGCAAGCGCTGGAAAAGCTGATGGCCGATACCAACCTGCGCCAGAGCCTGCGCCAGGGCGCGCTGAAAGCCCGCACAACCTTGCCGCACTGGCCAGATCAGGCCCGCGCCTTCGCCCGGATTCTGGAAACGCTATGA
- a CDS encoding 6-pyruvoyl trahydropterin synthase family protein — translation MFSVTVRDHFMIAHSFVGEVFGPAQALHGATYVVDVEFRRAKLDSDSIVVDIGRATEALKAVLAEFNFKNLDDEAQFRGQNTTTEFMAKVVFDRMAARIASGDLGAQAGGLAGMKVVLHESHAAWAAYEGSLPA, via the coding sequence ATGTTCAGCGTCACCGTCCGCGACCATTTCATGATCGCCCACAGCTTCGTCGGCGAAGTCTTCGGCCCCGCCCAGGCGCTGCACGGTGCTACCTATGTGGTGGATGTCGAATTCCGCCGCGCGAAGCTGGACAGCGACAGCATCGTCGTCGATATCGGCCGCGCGACCGAGGCGCTGAAAGCCGTGCTGGCCGAATTCAACTTCAAGAATCTGGACGACGAGGCACAGTTTCGCGGCCAGAACACCACCACCGAGTTCATGGCCAAGGTGGTGTTCGACCGCATGGCGGCACGCATTGCTTCCGGCGATCTCGGCGCGCAGGCCGGCGGCCTCGCTGGCATGAAGGTGGTCCTGCACGAAAGCCACGCCGCCTGGGCCGCCTATGAGGGCAGTCTTCCGGCGTGA
- a CDS encoding zinc-dependent alcohol dehydrogenase, producing the protein MTANTARAFWIDRPGKGAIREESLPDLAEGEVRVRTLYSAVSRGTESLVFQGKVPQSQWQAMRAPFQGGFFPAPLKYGYINVGVVEAGALPAGTPVFCLYPHQDRYVVPAEAVTTLPASLPPQRAVLAANMETAINGLWDAAPLVGDRIAVIGAGVVGCLAAFLASRIPGIQVELIDIDPAKAAIAEALGLPFALTRDAIRDADIVIHASGNPMGLQSALTLAAYEGTILEMSWYGSTLVPLPLGEEFHSKRLILKSSQVGGVSPARRARRSYADRMALALSLLADDRLDALITGESPFEELPELMVTLSTTPSGTPIGTLCHRIRY; encoded by the coding sequence ATGACAGCCAACACAGCCCGCGCCTTCTGGATCGACCGGCCCGGCAAGGGCGCGATCCGCGAGGAAAGCCTGCCGGATCTGGCCGAGGGGGAGGTTCGTGTGCGCACCCTCTACAGCGCTGTCAGCCGGGGTACGGAGAGCCTGGTCTTCCAGGGCAAGGTGCCGCAGAGCCAGTGGCAGGCGATGCGCGCGCCCTTCCAGGGTGGGTTCTTCCCGGCGCCGCTGAAATATGGCTACATCAATGTCGGTGTGGTCGAGGCTGGCGCCCTGCCCGCCGGCACGCCGGTCTTCTGCCTGTATCCGCACCAGGACCGCTATGTCGTGCCGGCCGAGGCCGTTACCACCCTGCCCGCCAGCCTGCCGCCGCAGCGCGCCGTGCTGGCCGCCAATATGGAAACTGCGATCAATGGTTTGTGGGATGCCGCGCCGCTGGTCGGCGACCGCATCGCGGTGATCGGCGCCGGCGTGGTCGGCTGCCTCGCCGCTTTTCTGGCCAGCCGCATACCTGGCATACAGGTCGAGCTGATCGATATCGACCCGGCCAAGGCCGCCATCGCCGAGGCGCTGGGTCTGCCCTTCGCACTGACCCGCGACGCCATCCGCGATGCCGATATCGTCATCCATGCCAGCGGCAACCCGATGGGGCTGCAAAGCGCTCTTACCCTCGCCGCCTATGAGGGCACGATCCTGGAAATGAGCTGGTATGGCAGCACACTGGTTCCTCTACCATTAGGCGAAGAGTTTCACTCCAAGAGATTGATCCTGAAGTCATCCCAGGTTGGCGGCGTATCCCCCGCCCGGCGCGCCCGGCGTTCCTATGCCGACCGTATGGCGCTGGCCCTGTCACTGCTCGCCGATGACCGGCTGGACGCGCTGATTACCGGCGAAAGCCCGTTCGAGGAACTGCCGGAGCTGATGGTGACACTCTCCACCACCCCTTCCGGTACTCCCATTGGCACTCTGTGCCACCGCATCCGTTACTGA
- a CDS encoding hydrogen peroxide-inducible genes activator → MTQLPTLKQLRYLVALAEHHHFGRAAEACFVTQSTLSAGIQELETLLGTVLVDRGKRTIIFTPVGEAVLHRARKLLSDAEELVEEAAAGRQPMSGRLRMGVIPTVGPFLLPRILPALRETYPSLKLYLTEDRTERLVEQLKDGTLDILLLALPYDAGDVESAVLGEDRFYFACPANHPLAQQNLIPAEALKDESLLLLEEGHCLRDHALAACQMESARNAQGFRATSLHTLVQMVDNGLGVTLLPKLALDGKLLDGTRLVARPMDDAEAKREIGLIWRRGTARRAEFQLLADFLKAQMAALST, encoded by the coding sequence ATGACCCAACTTCCTACCCTGAAGCAGCTCCGCTATCTCGTCGCACTGGCCGAACATCATCATTTCGGCCGGGCCGCCGAGGCCTGTTTCGTCACCCAATCCACGCTCAGCGCCGGCATTCAGGAGCTGGAGACATTGCTGGGCACGGTTCTGGTGGACCGCGGCAAGCGCACAATCATCTTCACGCCCGTGGGCGAGGCCGTGCTGCACCGCGCTAGGAAGCTCCTCAGCGACGCGGAAGAACTGGTGGAGGAAGCCGCCGCCGGGCGTCAGCCCATGAGCGGCAGATTGCGCATGGGCGTCATCCCGACGGTGGGGCCGTTCCTGCTGCCGCGCATCCTGCCCGCCCTGCGTGAGACCTACCCCTCCTTGAAACTGTACCTGACGGAGGACCGCACCGAACGGCTGGTCGAACAGTTGAAGGATGGCACGCTGGATATCCTGCTGCTGGCCCTGCCCTATGATGCCGGCGACGTGGAAAGTGCCGTGCTGGGGGAAGACCGCTTCTACTTCGCCTGCCCGGCCAATCATCCGCTGGCCCAGCAGAACCTGATCCCGGCGGAGGCACTGAAGGACGAAAGCCTGCTGCTGCTGGAAGAAGGCCATTGCCTGCGCGACCATGCGCTGGCCGCCTGCCAGATGGAAAGCGCCCGTAACGCGCAGGGCTTCCGGGCCACCAGCCTGCACACGCTGGTGCAGATGGTCGATAACGGGCTGGGCGTCACGCTGCTGCCGAAGCTGGCGCTCGACGGCAAGCTGCTGGATGGTACAAGGCTGGTCGCGCGGCCGATGGACGATGCCGAGGCGAAGCGCGAGATTGGGCTGATCTGGCGGCGCGGCACAGCCCGGCGCGCGGAATTCCAGCTTCTCGCCGATTTCTTGAAAGCGCAGATGGCCGCGCTATCTACCTGA
- a CDS encoding peroxiredoxin — protein sequence MLTIGDKFPAFSLKAVESAELPKDFPVLNQDSFEGKWKVYVFWPKDFTFVCPTEIVAFGELNEDFADRDAVLVGASTDSEFVHVAWRQSRDDLKAVTYPWLADIKKELSAALGILDKEEGVANRATFIVDPDGIIRFVSVNDLSVGRNPKEVIRVLDALQTDELCPCNWQKGEETLKAA from the coding sequence ATGCTTACCATTGGCGACAAGTTCCCCGCATTTTCCCTGAAGGCCGTCGAGTCGGCCGAGCTGCCGAAGGATTTCCCGGTTCTGAACCAGGACAGCTTCGAGGGCAAGTGGAAGGTCTATGTCTTCTGGCCGAAGGACTTCACCTTCGTGTGTCCGACCGAGATCGTGGCGTTCGGCGAGCTGAACGAGGATTTCGCGGATCGCGACGCCGTGCTGGTCGGCGCCTCCACCGACTCCGAATTCGTCCATGTGGCCTGGCGCCAGAGCCGCGATGACCTGAAGGCTGTCACCTATCCGTGGCTGGCCGACATCAAGAAGGAGCTGAGCGCAGCCCTCGGCATCCTCGACAAGGAAGAGGGTGTTGCCAACCGCGCCACCTTCATCGTCGATCCGGACGGCATCATCCGCTTCGTGTCGGTGAACGACCTGTCGGTCGGCCGCAACCCGAAGGAAGTCATCCGGGTGCTCGACGCGCTGCAGACCGACGAGCTGTGCCCGTGCAACTGGCAGAAGGGCGAAGAGACCCTCAAGGCCGCCTAA
- a CDS encoding carboxymuconolactone decarboxylase family protein translates to MSIDTLKSALPDYARDLKLNLSSLADEETLTQQQLWGTFLASAIASRNAGVIAAIEAQAAEKLSPEALTAARAAAAIMGMNNIYYRFVHLSSNEEYSTMPARLRMNVIGKPGVEKVDFELWSLAVSAVNGCGMCIDSHEHELRKGGLKSEAIQAAIRIASVVHAVAVTLEAEAVSAQVNKAQEAA, encoded by the coding sequence ATGAGCATCGACACATTGAAGAGCGCGCTGCCCGATTACGCGCGCGACCTGAAGCTGAACCTGTCCAGCCTCGCCGATGAGGAGACCCTGACCCAGCAGCAGCTGTGGGGCACTTTCCTCGCTTCTGCCATCGCCTCGCGCAATGCGGGTGTGATTGCCGCAATCGAGGCGCAGGCGGCCGAGAAGCTGTCGCCCGAGGCGCTGACCGCCGCGCGCGCCGCCGCCGCGATCATGGGCATGAACAACATCTATTACCGCTTCGTGCACCTGTCCTCGAACGAGGAATACAGCACCATGCCGGCGCGGCTGCGGATGAACGTCATCGGCAAGCCGGGTGTGGAGAAGGTTGATTTCGAGCTGTGGAGCCTTGCCGTCTCCGCCGTCAATGGCTGCGGCATGTGCATCGATTCGCACGAACATGAACTGCGCAAGGGCGGGCTGAAGAGCGAGGCCATCCAGGCCGCGATCCGCATCGCCTCTGTCGTGCATGCGGTCGCCGTCACCCTTGAAGCGGAGGCTGTGAGCGCGCAGGTTAACAAGGCGCAGGAGGCCGCGTAA
- a CDS encoding Dps family protein: MGTSTEIDIGIGKKDRKAIADGLSRLLADTYTLYLKTHYFHWNVTGPMFNTLHLMFETQYTALALAVDEIAERIRALGFPAPGSYSQFAKLSTVKEATEVPSAEEMIAQLVKDQEAVTRTAREVFPLAEKASDEPTADLLTQRMQIHEKTAWMLRSMLQ, from the coding sequence ATGGGCACGAGCACGGAAATCGATATCGGCATCGGCAAGAAGGACCGCAAGGCGATCGCGGACGGGCTGTCCCGACTGCTGGCTGATACCTACACGCTGTATCTGAAGACCCATTATTTCCACTGGAACGTGACGGGTCCGATGTTCAACACGCTGCATCTGATGTTCGAGACGCAGTACACCGCGCTGGCGCTGGCGGTGGACGAGATCGCTGAGCGTATCCGGGCTCTGGGTTTTCCGGCACCGGGCAGCTATTCGCAGTTCGCCAAGCTGTCCACGGTGAAGGAAGCAACCGAGGTGCCGTCGGCCGAGGAGATGATCGCCCAACTGGTCAAGGATCAGGAAGCGGTCACCCGCACGGCGCGGGAGGTATTCCCGCTGGCCGAGAAGGCGAGCGACGAGCCGACCGCTGATCTGCTGACTCAGCGCATGCAGATTCACGAGAAGACTGCCTGGATGCTGCGCAGCATGCTGCAATAG
- a CDS encoding ZIP family metal transporter, producing the protein MASVELFFAGLPMIWIGVIASLAAGAATGVGALPVFAVTTISQRTQDMMLGYAAGVMLAAACFSLIVQGIDIGAAQYGSAMSGVVVVIVGMMIGAYSLYIVHRYLPHEHLIKGPENADAVEIRRVWLFVLAITFHNFPEGLAVGVGFGGGDISNGLSLTSGIFIQNLPEGFIVALVMLGLGYSRAVAIGIALLTGVVEVFGGFIGAALVSVVEPALPWALAAAAGAMIFVISHEVIPETHRNGYETPATFSLMAGFVTMMFLDAAI; encoded by the coding sequence ATGGCAAGCGTCGAACTGTTCTTTGCCGGCCTGCCGATGATCTGGATTGGCGTGATCGCCAGCCTGGCCGCCGGTGCGGCGACCGGCGTCGGCGCGCTGCCTGTTTTCGCGGTAACCACGATCTCTCAGCGCACCCAGGACATGATGCTGGGCTACGCTGCCGGCGTCATGCTGGCGGCCGCCTGCTTCTCGCTGATCGTGCAGGGCATCGATATCGGCGCGGCACAATATGGCAGCGCGATGAGCGGTGTCGTCGTCGTCATCGTTGGCATGATGATCGGCGCCTATTCCCTCTATATCGTGCACCGCTATCTGCCGCATGAGCATCTCATCAAGGGGCCGGAGAATGCCGATGCCGTTGAAATCCGGCGGGTCTGGCTGTTCGTGCTGGCTATCACCTTCCATAATTTCCCGGAAGGGCTGGCGGTCGGCGTCGGTTTTGGCGGCGGCGATATCTCGAACGGTCTGTCGCTGACCAGCGGCATTTTCATTCAGAACCTGCCGGAAGGCTTTATCGTGGCGCTGGTCATGCTCGGGCTGGGCTACAGCCGCGCGGTGGCCATCGGCATCGCGCTGCTGACCGGCGTGGTCGAGGTGTTCGGCGGCTTCATCGGCGCGGCGCTGGTCAGCGTCGTGGAGCCGGCCCTGCCCTGGGCGCTGGCGGCGGCGGCGGGCGCCATGATCTTCGTCATCAGCCACGAGGTCATCCCCGAGACCCATCGCAACGGCTACGAGACGCCGGCCACCTTCTCGCTGATGGCCGGTTTCGTCACCATGATGTTCCTGGACGCCGCGATCTAG
- a CDS encoding DMT family transporter has protein sequence MPDRDDRPAAIPLPSSPTAQSAAPVRPVSVSTAPGKGIGLTVGGTAIITFNDAIMKWLSAFLPVGEALFMRGGFAIPFICLLAVLTGGWRTLRVGRWKAQLLRGALVVAGSYFFFYSVKYLPLADVVAIGFAGPLFTTALAPFFLGERVGWRRWAAVLIGFAGVLLMVRPQAAMTGELGWIVLLPLCGACTGAVRDIVTRKLMATETTSGTLLVTTFCVTLSGLLTWPLGWVPLDTKLVLLLAATSVLLASAHFLLITAYRFAEAALIAPFRFINLLWATIFGYLFWGDVPNATMLAGAAVVIGSNLFIWHRETRLAKRN, from the coding sequence TTGCCCGACAGAGACGATAGGCCGGCAGCGATCCCGCTGCCCAGCTCGCCGACCGCGCAGTCGGCGGCACCGGTGCGGCCGGTCTCGGTCTCGACCGCGCCGGGCAAGGGCATTGGCCTGACCGTCGGCGGCACGGCGATCATCACCTTCAACGACGCCATCATGAAGTGGCTGTCGGCCTTCCTGCCAGTCGGCGAGGCGCTGTTCATGCGCGGCGGCTTCGCCATCCCCTTCATCTGCCTGCTGGCGGTGCTGACCGGCGGCTGGCGTACCCTGCGCGTCGGCCGCTGGAAGGCGCAGCTGCTGCGCGGCGCGCTGGTCGTCGCCGGCTCCTATTTCTTCTTCTATTCGGTGAAGTATCTGCCGCTGGCCGATGTCGTCGCCATCGGCTTCGCCGGGCCGCTCTTTACCACCGCGCTGGCGCCGTTCTTCCTGGGCGAGCGCGTCGGCTGGCGGCGCTGGGCCGCCGTGCTGATCGGCTTCGCCGGGGTGCTGCTGATGGTCCGCCCGCAGGCAGCGATGACGGGCGAACTCGGCTGGATCGTGCTGTTGCCGCTGTGCGGCGCCTGCACCGGCGCTGTCCGCGATATCGTCACCCGCAAGCTGATGGCGACCGAGACCACCTCCGGCACGCTGCTGGTGACCACCTTCTGCGTGACGCTGTCCGGCCTCCTCACCTGGCCGCTGGGCTGGGTGCCGCTGGACACAAAGCTGGTGCTGCTGCTGGCCGCCACCAGCGTGCTGCTGGCCTCGGCGCATTTCCTGCTGATCACCGCCTACCGCTTCGCCGAGGCGGCGCTGATCGCGCCCTTCCGCTTCATCAACCTGCTCTGGGCGACGATCTTCGGCTATCTGTTCTGGGGTGATGTGCCGAACGCAACCATGCTGGCCGGCGCCGCTGTGGTTATCGGTTCCAACCTGTTCATCTGGCACCGCGAAACGCGGCTGGCGAAGCGCAACTAG
- a CDS encoding DMT family transporter: MSSPAPHSEQPGLPNAVKGILCMIVGSAIITLNDTAMKWLTTDGVPVGQVMFIRGCVAILLVYLTMRRLFGRESLRVNSWKAQLARGFLFWLAAFIYNHALHHLPLATAISLSFVAPLFVTALAVPLLGERVGWRRWTAVLVGFAGMLIMMRPGGDIVLAFAMLPIIAAFVGAVRDILTRKMSATETSASILMVTTIMVTLTSVPTAFAGDWIVPRADHLAIMVAAACCMVLAHYLVIESLRLAEAGLVVPFKYTQLIWGAVIGFVIWGYVPDIWQWIGAAVVVGSGLFIFRREATLARQRR, translated from the coding sequence ATGTCCTCCCCGGCCCCACACTCTGAACAGCCCGGCCTGCCCAACGCGGTGAAAGGCATCCTGTGCATGATCGTCGGATCGGCGATCATCACGCTGAACGACACCGCGATGAAATGGCTGACGACCGACGGCGTGCCTGTCGGACAGGTCATGTTCATCCGCGGCTGCGTCGCCATCCTGCTGGTCTATCTGACGATGCGCCGGCTGTTCGGCCGCGAATCGCTGCGGGTGAACAGCTGGAAGGCGCAGCTTGCCCGCGGCTTCCTGTTCTGGCTGGCCGCCTTCATCTACAACCACGCCCTGCATCACCTGCCGCTGGCGACCGCCATCAGCCTGTCCTTCGTCGCCCCGTTGTTCGTCACCGCGCTGGCGGTGCCGCTGCTGGGCGAGCGGGTCGGCTGGCGGCGCTGGACGGCGGTTCTGGTCGGCTTCGCCGGCATGCTGATCATGATGCGGCCGGGCGGCGACATCGTACTGGCCTTTGCCATGCTGCCGATCATCGCCGCCTTCGTCGGCGCGGTGCGCGACATCCTGACACGCAAGATGAGTGCCACCGAGACCTCCGCCTCGATCCTGATGGTCACCACGATCATGGTCACGCTGACCAGCGTGCCGACCGCCTTCGCCGGTGACTGGATCGTGCCGCGCGCCGATCATCTGGCGATCATGGTGGCCGCCGCCTGCTGCATGGTGCTGGCGCATTATCTGGTGATCGAGAGCCTGCGCCTCGCCGAGGCTGGCCTCGTGGTGCCGTTCAAATACACCCAGCTGATCTGGGGTGCGGTCATCGGCTTCGTGATCTGGGGCTATGTGCCGGATATCTGGCAATGGATCGGTGCCGCCGTGGTGGTCGGCAGCGGGCTGTTCATCTTCCGACGGGAGGCGACGCTTGCCCGACAGAGACGATAG
- a CDS encoding serine hydrolase domain-containing protein: MTKTYFPAAGSDWERQEPEAAGFDSAALQAAVDHAVANETGWDRDIMKVLTEGHFEPPPYNEILGPVRERGGPNGLILKGGRIVAEWGDTNRADMTFSVSKSYLSICAGLAIKKGLIKDIHAAIHELVKDGGFDSEQNRDITWHHLLQQTSEWEGTLWDKPDLLDRHRDLTSEGANSKKGTHRDLQKPGTFWEYNDIRVNRLSLALLRVLGEGLPAVLKREVMDPIDASQDWEWHGYRNSYVEIGGKQVQSVSGGGHWGGGMMIGSRDHARVGLLMANKGKWNGTEILPESWIEASLQPCDLQPIYGYMWWLNTGRKQYPSAPETSFFAVGAGNSIIWMDPAHDLVAVVRWIGKPGIDGFCRRVMEAMR, encoded by the coding sequence ATGACCAAGACCTATTTCCCGGCTGCCGGTTCCGATTGGGAACGGCAGGAGCCGGAAGCCGCCGGTTTCGATTCCGCCGCTCTTCAGGCCGCCGTCGATCATGCCGTCGCCAACGAGACCGGCTGGGACCGCGACATCATGAAAGTGCTGACCGAGGGCCATTTCGAGCCGCCGCCCTATAACGAGATCCTGGGGCCGGTGCGCGAGCGCGGCGGGCCGAACGGACTGATCCTGAAGGGCGGGCGCATCGTCGCCGAATGGGGCGACACCAACCGCGCCGACATGACTTTCTCGGTGTCCAAGAGCTATCTCTCGATCTGCGCCGGCCTTGCGATCAAGAAGGGGCTGATCAAGGACATCCACGCCGCGATCCACGAACTGGTAAAGGATGGCGGCTTCGACTCCGAGCAGAACCGCGACATCACCTGGCATCATTTGCTGCAGCAGACCAGCGAGTGGGAAGGCACGCTGTGGGACAAGCCGGATCTGCTGGACCGCCACCGCGACCTGACCAGCGAGGGCGCCAATTCCAAGAAGGGCACCCACCGCGACCTGCAGAAGCCAGGTACTTTCTGGGAATATAACGACATCCGCGTGAACCGGCTGTCGCTGGCCCTGCTCCGCGTGCTGGGCGAAGGCCTGCCCGCCGTGCTGAAGCGCGAGGTGATGGACCCGATCGACGCCTCGCAGGACTGGGAATGGCATGGCTACCGCAATTCCTATGTCGAGATCGGCGGTAAGCAGGTGCAGTCCGTCTCCGGCGGCGGCCATTGGGGCGGCGGCATGATGATCGGCTCGCGCGACCATGCCCGCGTTGGCCTGCTGATGGCCAACAAGGGCAAGTGGAACGGCACGGAAATCCTGCCGGAAAGCTGGATCGAGGCCTCGCTCCAGCCCTGCGACCTGCAGCCGATCTACGGCTATATGTGGTGGCTGAACACCGGCCGGAAACAGTATCCCAGCGCACCGGAGACCAGCTTCTTCGCGGTCGGCGCCGGCAATTCTATCATCTGGATGGACCCGGCGCACGATCTGGTCGCCGTGGTGCGCTGGATCGGCAAGCCGGGCATCGACGGTTTCTGCCGACGCGTGATGGAGGCGATGCGCTAG